A genomic window from Alphaproteobacteria bacterium includes:
- a CDS encoding dihydrodipicolinate synthase family protein, giving the protein MAQARIKGVLSPVVTPFKPDYSPDTRRFIAHCKWLVSQNCGLAVFGTNSEANSMAAEERMELLDALVAAGVDPQRMMPGTGACSLTETVKVTAHATRHGVAGVLMLPPFYYKGVSDEGLYRHFSEVVQRVGDSRLRIYLYHIPPVAQVPITHALVERLIKAYPQQVVGMKDSSDDWPHTKSMIDAFAKSGFDVFSGNEKPLVDNVKSGGAGCISATANINPGAIAETYAKVGTAEGDALQKQINDVRGVMSGYVMIPAMKHLIAHYGQDPGWTVVRPPLVEVTAEQGRQAIDKLEALGFTMPGLRQAMQQAAE; this is encoded by the coding sequence ATGGCCCAGGCCCGCATCAAGGGCGTGCTGTCGCCCGTCGTCACGCCGTTCAAGCCCGACTACAGCCCCGACACGCGGCGCTTCATCGCCCATTGCAAGTGGCTGGTCAGCCAGAATTGCGGCCTGGCGGTGTTCGGCACCAACAGCGAAGCCAACTCGATGGCGGCCGAGGAGCGCATGGAACTGCTCGACGCGCTGGTGGCGGCGGGCGTCGATCCGCAGCGCATGATGCCGGGCACCGGCGCCTGCTCGCTGACCGAGACGGTGAAGGTCACGGCGCACGCCACCAGGCATGGCGTGGCCGGCGTGCTGATGCTGCCGCCCTTCTACTACAAGGGCGTCAGCGACGAGGGTCTGTACCGGCATTTCTCGGAGGTCGTGCAGCGCGTCGGCGACTCGCGGCTGCGCATCTATCTCTATCACATCCCGCCGGTGGCCCAGGTGCCTATCACCCATGCGCTGGTCGAGCGCCTGATCAAGGCCTACCCGCAGCAGGTCGTCGGCATGAAGGACAGCTCCGACGACTGGCCGCACACCAAGAGCATGATCGACGCCTTCGCCAAGTCGGGCTTCGACGTCTTCTCGGGCAACGAGAAGCCGCTGGTCGACAACGTGAAGTCGGGCGGCGCCGGCTGCATCAGCGCCACCGCCAACATCAACCCGGGCGCGATCGCCGAGACCTACGCCAAGGTCGGCACCGCAGAGGGCGACGCCCTGCAGAAGCAGATCAACGACGTGCGCGGCGTGATGTCGGGCTACGTCATGATCCCGGCGATGAAGCACCTGATCGCGCATTACGGCCAGGATCCGGGCTGGACGGTGGTGCGCCCGCCGCTGGTCGAGGTC
- a CDS encoding fumarylacetoacetate hydrolase family protein, protein MLPDDGTTGTLVGRVWRPAHGAWPAGPSVVAIRARGVFDISRAVPTIADLLAQANPAEVAAHATGDRIGSLEEIVANTVADQPSPEFPTLLAPVDLQAVKAAGVTFAVSLLERLIEEQAKGDPSRAAQVRAELGTAIGGDIARVKPGSPDAEKLKQALIAKGMWSQYLEVGIGPHAEIFTKAPPMASVGYGAEVGLRDDAEWTNPEPEVVLVVTPDGRIVGATLGNDVNLRDIEGRSALLLGKAKDNNASSAIGPFIRLFDATYSLDDVRKAEVSLEITGTDQFRLTGRSDLTQISRDPTELVAQTIGANHQYPDGVVLYTGTLFAPTQQRGSGGKGFTHEVGDIVSIRSPKLGALVNRVNLCKAVPPWTFGARDLMRNLAARGLL, encoded by the coding sequence ATCCTGCCCGATGACGGCACCACCGGCACGCTGGTGGGCCGCGTCTGGCGACCGGCGCATGGCGCCTGGCCGGCCGGTCCCAGCGTCGTGGCGATCCGCGCCCGCGGCGTCTTCGACATCTCGCGCGCCGTGCCGACCATCGCCGACCTGCTGGCGCAGGCGAACCCGGCGGAAGTGGCGGCCCACGCCACCGGCGATCGCATCGGCTCGCTGGAGGAGATCGTCGCCAACACCGTGGCCGACCAGCCCTCGCCCGAATTCCCCACCCTGCTGGCGCCGGTCGACCTGCAGGCGGTGAAGGCCGCCGGCGTCACCTTTGCCGTGAGCCTGCTGGAACGGCTGATCGAGGAGCAGGCCAAGGGCGACCCCTCGCGCGCCGCCCAAGTGCGCGCCGAACTCGGCACAGCCATCGGCGGCGACATCGCGCGCGTGAAGCCGGGCTCGCCCGACGCCGAGAAGCTGAAGCAGGCGCTGATCGCCAAGGGCATGTGGTCGCAATACCTCGAGGTCGGCATCGGCCCGCATGCCGAGATCTTCACCAAGGCGCCGCCCATGGCCTCGGTCGGCTACGGCGCCGAGGTCGGGCTGCGCGACGATGCCGAGTGGACCAACCCCGAGCCCGAGGTGGTGCTGGTGGTCACGCCCGATGGCCGCATCGTCGGCGCGACGCTGGGCAACGACGTCAACCTGCGCGACATCGAGGGCCGCAGCGCGCTGCTCCTGGGCAAGGCCAAGGACAACAACGCGTCCTCCGCCATCGGCCCGTTCATCCGCCTGTTCGATGCGACCTACTCGCTCGACGACGTGCGCAAGGCCGAGGTGTCGCTGGAGATCACAGGCACCGACCAGTTCCGGCTCACGGGGCGCAGCGACCTCACCCAGATCAGCCGCGATCCCACCGAGCTGGTGGCGCAGACCATCGGCGCCAATCACCAGTATCCCGACGGCGTGGTGCTCTACACCGGCACCCTGTTCGCGCCGACGCAGCAGCGCGGCTCGGGCGGCAAGGGCTTCACCCACGAGGTCGGCGACATCGTGTCGATCCGCTCGCCCAAGCTGGGCGCGCTGGTCAATCGGGTGAACCTCTGCAAAGCCGTGCCGCCCTGGACCTTCGGCGCGCGCGATCTGATGCGCAACCTCGCCGCCCGCGGGCTGCTCTGA
- a CDS encoding GNAT family N-acetyltransferase, which yields MNPVVEALEREPLRNIVLLKHLDAYPDHTTLHRVERDGGAATMVLLEVAASAYDLRTYPGARYAALISSDGPDLTRELIEAVPRKEGVVFKLSSDADRDVVALSFPHLQRTTAVLSFTCDPEFVRDDSVRTTMTPSDAVFACFESQKHGRDWLKPLLHTGRAFICVTGPDEQPHAVCFAFENYRRIWEIGGVFTPPEVRGRGYAARVVRTALAELGARRLSPRYQVHDDNIPSIRLAESIGLTRFLETTHFLYTPGAA from the coding sequence ATGAATCCTGTCGTCGAAGCGCTGGAGCGCGAGCCGCTGCGCAACATCGTGCTGCTCAAGCACCTGGACGCGTACCCTGACCACACAACGCTACATCGCGTCGAACGCGACGGCGGCGCTGCCACGATGGTGCTGCTGGAGGTGGCGGCCAGCGCCTACGACCTGCGCACCTATCCCGGGGCACGCTACGCCGCGTTGATCTCCAGCGATGGCCCCGACCTCACGCGCGAGCTGATCGAGGCGGTACCGCGCAAGGAGGGCGTGGTGTTCAAGCTCTCCAGCGACGCCGACCGCGATGTCGTGGCGTTGTCGTTCCCCCACCTGCAACGCACGACGGCCGTCTTGTCGTTCACCTGCGACCCCGAGTTCGTCCGCGACGACTCCGTGCGGACGACCATGACGCCATCCGATGCGGTGTTCGCCTGTTTCGAGTCGCAGAAGCACGGTAGGGATTGGCTCAAGCCCCTGCTCCACACCGGTCGTGCCTTCATCTGCGTGACCGGGCCGGACGAGCAGCCGCATGCGGTCTGCTTCGCCTTCGAGAACTACCGCCGGATCTGGGAGATCGGCGGTGTCTTCACGCCGCCGGAGGTGCGCGGCCGAGGCTACGCCGCGCGTGTCGTGCGCACAGCGTTGGCCGAGCTGGGCGCGCGCCGCCTGTCGCCGCGCTACCAGGTGCACGACGACAACATCCCTTCCATCCGCCTGGCCGAATCGATCGGCCTGACGCGCTTCCTCGAGACCACGCATTTCCTCTACACGCCGGGAGCCGCCTGA